One Skermanella pratensis genomic window, ATGGTGATCACCGGCAAGCGCCACGACTTCGAGGTGGATTACCGCGTCGGTTTCGACGACGACGGGCGGATCAGGGGCGTCGAGTTCCTGTTCGCCGCGCGCTGCGGGTTCGCCGCCGACCTGTCGGGGCCGGTGACCGACCGCGCGCTGTTCCACTGCGACAACACCTATTTCTACGAGGCGGTCACGGCGAAGTCGCTGCCGCTGAAGACCAACACGGTCTCCAACACGGCTTTCCGCGGGTTCGGCGGTCCCCAGGGGATGGTCGCGGCGGAACGGGTGATCGAAGAGGTCGCCTATGCCGTGGGCAAGGACCCGCTGGAGATCCGCAAGCTGAACTTCTACGGCGGCGAGGGGCGGGACCTGACGCCCTATCACCAGGCCGTGGAGGACAACATCGCGCCGGAGATCGTCGCGGCGCTGGAGGAGCGGGCGGACTACCAGGCTCGGCGCGACGCGATCCGGGCGCACAACGCCAAGGGCGGCTGGCTGCGGAAAGGAATCGCGCTGACGCCGGTCAAGTTCGGGATCTCCTTCACCGCGACCCAGTACAACCAAGCCGGAGCGTTGGTCCATGTCTACACCGACGGCACCGTCCACCTGAACCATGGCGGGACGGAGATGGGGCAGGGGCTTTACGTGAAGGTCGCCCAGGTCGTCGCCGAGGAGTTCCAGATCGACATCGAGAAGGTCCGGGTCACGGCGACCACGACCGGCAAGGTGCCGAATACCTCGGCCACCGCCGCGTCGTCGGGAGCCGACCTGAACGGCAAGGCGGCGCAGAACGCGGCGGCCACGATCAAGGAGCGGCTGATCGGCTTCGCGGTGGAGAACTGGGGCGTGCCGCGCGAGCAGGTGGTGTTCCTGCCCAACCGGGTGCGGATCGGCAACCAGGAGATCCCGTTCGGCGACCTGGTGCGGACGGCCTACATGGCGCGCATCCAGCTTTCGTCCACCGGATTCTACAAGACGCCGGAGATCCACTGGGACCGGGCGGCCGGGCGCGGCAAGCCGTTCTACTATTTCTCCTACGGTGCCGCGGCGGCGGAAGTGACCGTCGACACGCTGACCGGGGAGTACAGGGTCGACCGGGTCGACATCCTGCACGACGTCGGGCATTCGCTGAACCCGGCGCTGGACCGCGGGCAGGTCGAGGGCGGCTTCGTCCAGGGCATGGGCTGGCTGACCATGGAGGAGCTGTGGTGGGACAAGCGCGGGCATCTGCGAACCCACGCCCCCAGCACCTACAAGATCCCGGCTTGCAGCGACCGGCCGCGCATCTTCAACGTCCACCTGCTGGAGAACGCGCGGAACCGCAAGGACACGGTCTACCGGTCCAAGGCGGTAGGCGAGCCCCCGTTCATGCTCGGCATGTCGGTGCTCCACGCGATCTCGGACGCGGTGGCGAGCGTCGGCGACTACGCGACATGCCCGAGGATCGATCCTCCGGCCACGCCGGAGAAGGTGCTGGCGGCGATCGAGGCCCTGCGGGCGGGAAAGCGGCCGGCATGACCGGGCTGGCGCCGGTGCTGAAGGCCATGCTGGAGCGTGGCGAGCGCGCGGCGCTGGTGACGGTGGCTGGAGCGCGGGGATCGACCCCGCGCGAGCCGGGGGCGCGGATGCTGGTCGGTCCGGCGGCCACTGCCGGAACGATCGGGGGCGGCCGCCTGGAGTGGGATGCGATCGCCCGGGCTCGGGCCATGGCTGGACCCGAGGAGATGGTGGACGTTCCGCTGGGTCCCGCGATCGGCCAGTGCTGCGGCGGCC contains:
- the xdhB gene encoding xanthine dehydrogenase molybdopterin binding subunit, with the protein product MPDSTEAGLGERISGAVHSDRRHDSAHKHVTGEAVYVDDIREPAGLLNIYLGLSDRPHARLVSLDLSAVRAAPGVVEVVTAADVPGVNDVSCMGRHDEPLFAADLIEYAGQPLFAVAAETREQARRAARLAVATYEDLEPVLTLDQARERGTVVFPPMILKRGESEAAIAEAQHQLEGRISIGGQDHFYLEGQIAMAIPGEDDEVLVHCSTQHPSEVQHIVAHVLNVPANAVAVEVRRMGGAFGGKETQANLFAATAAVVAKKTGRAAKLRPDRDDDMVITGKRHDFEVDYRVGFDDDGRIRGVEFLFAARCGFAADLSGPVTDRALFHCDNTYFYEAVTAKSLPLKTNTVSNTAFRGFGGPQGMVAAERVIEEVAYAVGKDPLEIRKLNFYGGEGRDLTPYHQAVEDNIAPEIVAALEERADYQARRDAIRAHNAKGGWLRKGIALTPVKFGISFTATQYNQAGALVHVYTDGTVHLNHGGTEMGQGLYVKVAQVVAEEFQIDIEKVRVTATTTGKVPNTSATAASSGADLNGKAAQNAAATIKERLIGFAVENWGVPREQVVFLPNRVRIGNQEIPFGDLVRTAYMARIQLSSTGFYKTPEIHWDRAAGRGKPFYYFSYGAAAAEVTVDTLTGEYRVDRVDILHDVGHSLNPALDRGQVEGGFVQGMGWLTMEELWWDKRGHLRTHAPSTYKIPACSDRPRIFNVHLLENARNRKDTVYRSKAVGEPPFMLGMSVLHAISDAVASVGDYATCPRIDPPATPEKVLAAIEALRAGKRPA